A region of Ferruginibacter albus DNA encodes the following proteins:
- a CDS encoding UxaA family hydrolase codes for MNKKVIKVNADDNVIVALTDLQKGETVEYNGESFTLQTDVAAKHKFVTGDLKIGDEIHMYGVLVGKASEPIAKGARITTTNIKHAVSGEFVVNQNDVKWNAPDVSKWKGKEFLGYHRSDGKVGTANYWLVVPLVFCENRNIEILKEAFLKELGFAKPNNYQQQVKELVKLKESGASMEEILNFQFTVEASTSNQKSAQFPNIDGIKFLTHEGGCGGIRQDANVLCSLLASYITHPNVAGATVLSLGCQNAQISILEEEIAKRNPTFDRPLFILDHQQSGSEPRLLTEAINKTFAGLVKANETKREPAPLTKLTIGVKCGGSDGFSGISANPAVGYVSDIIVGLGGSSVLAEFPELCGVEQELVNRTVKKEDAEFFLQLMKKYAANAAAVGSGFDMNPSPGNIKDGLITDAMKSAGAAKKGGTSPIVDVLDYPQQVKNPGLSLLCTPGNDVEAVTGLAAAHSNIVLFTTGLGTPTGNPVAPTIKISSNTKLFNKMHDIIDVNTGTVIEGDETIEQAGGRLFDYILKVASGEEIISAVRNGQDDFIPWKRGVSL; via the coding sequence ATGAACAAGAAAGTAATTAAGGTTAATGCAGATGATAATGTAATTGTTGCATTAACAGATTTGCAGAAAGGAGAAACAGTTGAATATAATGGCGAATCATTCACGTTGCAAACGGATGTGGCTGCCAAACATAAGTTTGTTACCGGCGATTTAAAAATTGGCGATGAAATACACATGTATGGAGTATTAGTAGGTAAAGCTTCGGAGCCGATTGCAAAAGGAGCACGTATAACAACTACCAATATTAAACATGCAGTATCAGGGGAGTTTGTGGTAAATCAAAATGATGTTAAATGGAACGCTCCTGATGTTTCTAAATGGAAAGGAAAAGAATTTTTAGGATATCATCGCAGCGATGGAAAAGTGGGTACAGCTAATTATTGGTTGGTAGTTCCATTAGTATTTTGTGAAAACAGGAATATTGAAATTTTAAAAGAAGCTTTCTTAAAAGAATTAGGTTTTGCAAAACCTAATAATTATCAGCAACAGGTAAAAGAGTTGGTTAAACTAAAAGAAAGTGGTGCCAGCATGGAAGAGATATTGAACTTCCAGTTTACTGTTGAAGCAAGTACCTCAAATCAAAAATCTGCACAGTTCCCAAATATAGATGGCATTAAATTTTTAACGCATGAAGGCGGTTGTGGTGGTATTCGCCAGGATGCAAATGTATTGTGCAGTTTATTAGCTTCATACATTACACATCCAAACGTAGCAGGAGCAACAGTTTTAAGCTTAGGATGTCAAAATGCACAGATAAGTATTTTGGAAGAAGAAATTGCAAAACGCAATCCAACTTTCGATCGTCCATTATTTATATTGGATCATCAGCAAAGTGGCAGCGAACCAAGATTATTAACCGAAGCAATTAATAAAACATTTGCAGGCTTAGTAAAAGCAAACGAAACAAAGCGTGAACCAGCACCTCTCACTAAATTAACGATTGGCGTAAAATGTGGTGGTAGCGATGGCTTCAGCGGTATCAGCGCAAATCCTGCTGTTGGTTATGTAAGTGATATTATTGTAGGATTAGGCGGAAGTTCAGTATTGGCAGAGTTCCCTGAGTTATGTGGAGTAGAGCAGGAGTTAGTGAATAGAACAGTAAAGAAAGAAGATGCTGAATTCTTTTTACAATTAATGAAAAAGTATGCCGCTAATGCAGCGGCTGTAGGAAGTGGATTTGATATGAATCCATCTCCGGGCAATATTAAAGACGGTTTAATTACAGATGCAATGAAAAGCGCCGGCGCAGCTAAGAAAGGCGGCACTTCGCCAATCGTTGATGTATTGGATTATCCGCAGCAGGTAAAAAATCCTGGTTTGAGTTTATTATGTACGCCGGGCAATGATGTGGAAGCGGTAACAGGTTTGGCTGCAGCTCACAGCAATATCGTGTTGTTCACAACGGGCTTGGGTACGCCGACAGGAAATCCTGTTGCACCAACTATTAAGATCAGCAGCAATACCAAATTGTTCAATAAAATGCACGACATCATTGACGTGAACACAGGTACTGTTATTGAAGGTGATGAAACCATTGAACAGGCAGGTGGGCGTTTGTTTGATTATATATTAAAAGTTGCAAGTGGTGAAGAGATCATCAGTGCTGTTCGTAACGGGCAGGATGATTTTATCCCGTGGAAGCGTGGAGTATCGTTATAA